From the Lolium rigidum isolate FL_2022 chromosome 2, APGP_CSIRO_Lrig_0.1, whole genome shotgun sequence genome, one window contains:
- the LOC124689928 gene encoding cytokinin dehydrogenase 6-like, protein MARTRFVAFLIGMASFVSVVTGQLRLIPAGGLPRDLFALGIASKIRIDRNSTAMASSDFGRIVEATPEAVLHPATPSDIAALIRFSASSPAPFPVSPRGQGHSVSGQSLAPGGVVVDMRALVRGHHSRINVSADYVDAGGEQLWIDVLRATLQHGLTPRVWTDYLRITVGGTLSNAGIGGQAFRHGPQIANVRELDVVTGTGEMVTCSPEKSSDLFFAALGGLGQFGVITRARIALEQAPKRVRWVRLAYSDVAMFTRDQELLISKRASEAGFDYVEGQVQLNRTLTEGPKSTPFFSEADINRLAGLASVSGSAAIYIIEAAMYYNDTTASYVNNKLEKVLEQLSFAPRFVFTKDVTYVQFLDRVREEEEVLRSAGLWDVPHPWLNLFIPRSRILDFDTGVVKGLLGGTNPVGVILMYPMNTNKWDNRMTAMAPLAGEDMFYTMGLLRSAVVPSDLELLERENEAVLTFCDKEGIECKQYLPHHMSQDGWQQHFGAKWSRITEIKAKFDPHAILSRGQRIFSRQEALRRHN, encoded by the coding sequence ATGGCAAGAACTCGCTTCGTCGCATTTCTCATCGGCATGGCCAGCTTCGTCTCCGTGGTCACCGGCCAGCTCCGGCTAATTCCCGCTGGTGGTCTTCCCCGTGATCTCTTTGCCCTTGGAATCGCCTCCAAGATCCGCATCGATCGCAACTCGACGGCGATGGCGTCTTCAGACTTTGGCCGCATCGTCGAGGCCACGCCGGAGGCAGTTCTCCACCCTGCCACGCCCAGCGACATCGCCGCGCTCATCCGGTTCTCCGCGTCCTCGCCGGCGCCGTTCCCCGTGTCGCCGCGTGGGCAGGGCCACTCCGTAAGCGGGCAGTCTCTCGCcccgggcggcgtcgtcgtcgacaTGCGCGCGCTGGTTCGCGGTCACCACAGCCGCATCAACGTGTCCGCGGACTATGTCGACGCCGGCGGCGAGCAGCTGTGGATCGACGTCCTTCGCGCGACGCTGCAGCACGGCCTCACGCCGCGCGTGTGGACGGACTACCTCCGCATCACCGTCGGCGGAACGCTCTCCAACGCCGGCATCGGTGGGCAGGCGTTCCGGCATGGCCCGCAGATCGCCAACGTGCGCGAGCTCGACGTGGTGACAGGGACGGGCGAGATGGTGACGTGCTCACCTGAGAAGAGCTCGGACCTGTTCTTCGCAGCGTTGGGCGGGCTGGGCCAGTTCGGGGTCATCACTCGGGCTCGGATCGCGCTCGAGCAGGCCCCGAAGCGGGTCCGTTGGGTCAGGCTCGCATACTCGGATGTGGCCATGTTCACGAGAGACCAGGAGCTGCTCATTTCTAAGCGGGCTAGCGAGGCCGGGTTCGACTACGTGGAAGGCCAGGTCCAGCTCAACAGGACGCTGACCGAGGGCCCCAAGTCGACGCCTTTCTTCTCCGAAGCCGACATCAATAGGCTCGCCGGGCTCGCCTCTGTGTCTGGCTCTGCCGCCATCTACATCATTGAAGCCGCCATGTACTACAACGACACAACTGCCTCCTATGTGAACAACAAATTGGAGAAGGTGCTAGAGCAGCTAAGCTTTGCGCCAAGGTTCGTGTTCACGAAGGATGTGACTTACGTCCAATTCCTCGACCGCgtgcgcgaggaggaggaggtgctccGGTCAGCGGGGCTATGGGATGTGCCGCACCCATGGCTAAACCTCTTCATCCCCCGGTCACGCATTCTCGACTTCGATACCGGCGTGGTCAAGGGTCTACTCGGTGGCACCAACCCGGTCGGGGTCATCCTCATGTACCCCATGAACACGAACAAGTGGGACAACCGGATGACGGCCATGGCACCACTTGCTGGAGAGGATATGTTTTACACCATGGGATTACTAAGGTCGGCGGTGGTTCCTAGTGACCTAGAGCTACTAGAGAGGGAGAACGAGGCGGTGCTAACATTTTGCGATAAAGAGGGCATCGAGTGCAAGCAATACCTCCCGCACCACATGTCCCAGGATGGATGGCAACAACATTTTGGTGCCAAGTGGAGCAGAATAACTGAGATCAAGGCAAAGTTCGATCCTCACGCAATATTATCAAGGGGTCAAAGGATCTTCAGTCGACAGGAAGCATTGCGGCGACATAATTGA